aactgctctgcataagacagtccagacatcccaggaattaacctcatgaatctacgctgcacttcctctacagccaggatgtccttccttaaccctggagaccaaaactgtacacaatactccaggtgtggtctcaccagggctatgtacaaatgcaagaggatttccttgctcttgtactcaattccctttgtaataaaggccaacattccattagccttcttcactgcctgctgcacttgcttattcgccttcagtgactgatgaacaaggactctgagatctctttgtattactcccttacccaactctataccgttcagataataatctgccttcctgttcttactcccaaagtggataacctcacacttattcacattaaacaccatctgccaagtatctgcccactcacccagcctatccaagtcaccctgaattctcctaacatcctcatcacatgtcacactgccacccagcttagtatcatcagcaaatttgctgatgttattttctatgccttcatccaagtcGTTAACgaaaatggtaaacagctgtggtcccaataccgtgccctgcggcaccccactagtcaccacctgccattccgagaaacacccattcaccgctaccctttgctttctatctgccaaccagttttctatccatgtcaatgccttccccccgatgccctgagctttgattttacccaccaatcttctatgtgggaccttatcaaatgccttctgaaaatcgaggtatactacatccactggatctcccccgtctaacttcctggttacatcctcgaaaaactccaacagattagtcaagcatgatttacccttggtaaatccatgctggctcggcccaatcctatcactgctatctagatatgccactatttcatccttaataatggactctagcatctttcccaccaccgatgtcaggctgacaggtcgatagttctctgttttctccctccctcctttcttaaaatgtGGGATAacgttagccattctccaatcctcaggaactgatcctgaatctaaggaacattggaaaatgattaccaatgcatccacaatttccagagccaccttctttagtaccctaggatgcagaccatctggacctggggatttgtcagccttcagtcccatcagtcttctcatcactgtttccttccgaatgtcaatctgtttcatttcctctgttaccctatgtccttggcccatccatacatctgggacattgcttgtgtcttccttattgaaaacagatctaaagtactcattaaattcttctgccatttctctgtttcccataacaatttcacccaattcattcttcaagggcccaacattgttcttaactatcttctttcttttcacataccgaaaaaagcttttgctatcttcctttatattcctggctagcttgcgttcgtacctcattttttctccccatattgtctttttagttaagttctattgttccttaaacacttcccaatcatctgtcctcccactcaccttagctctgtcatatttccttttttttaatgctatgcagtctctgacttcctttgtcaaccactgaagcccctttcccccctttgaatccttccttctctgggggatgaactgattttgcaccctgtgcattattcccaagaatacctgccattgctgttccactgtcttttctgctaggctatccgtccagtcaactttggccagctcctccctcatggctccatagtttcccctgttcatctgcaacactgacacctctgagctgcccttatccttctcaaattgcagataaaagcttatcatattgtgatcactacctcctaatggctcctttactgcgagatcgcttatcaaatcctgttcattacataccactaaatccagaatagtcttgtccctggtcagctcttgtacaagttgttccaagaatgcatcctgtaagcattctacaaactccctatcctgtggtccagcaccaacctaattctcccagttcacctgcatgttgaaatcccccataactactgcgacattacctttgccacatgccaatgttaactccctattcaacttgcaccctatatccatgctactgtttggtggcctgtagacaacagtTTGAGTTAGTTATTTCCACAGTCCTCTCCTACTTCTTACCTGAAGTGACTCCTACATCTGaaaggcaccaatagcaaacaccagagggcatatgtacaaaattaagggagggaagtttaggggagacatcaggggtaagatttttttacacagagggttgtgagtgcctggaatgacttgccagggatggtggtggaggctaaaacattcggggtatttaagagcctcttgaacaggcacatggatgaaagaaaaatggagggttatggggtagcgtgggtttaatgcttttttttaaaggattatatgggtcggcacaacatggagggctgaagggcctgtactgtgctgtagtgttctatgtttctatggatctCCTGATACCTTTCCCAGGCTGAGTACACGACCCTGGAAAACCACTGCTCCCATGGGAAGGCCACTTCTCCATCTGGGACTGAATGATATGGGAAACTGTGACAACATTGGTTGATCGAAGAGCAGAGATGAAGCTGATGTGTTGGACAGGGTGGAGACTGATCACAGTGTCTCCAGACCcacagggaaggtgaagggctCGGTGGTATGTAGGGTCTGGAGGTTAGCAACATTCTCCGGTGGAACAATGCGGCAGGGGTTTCCCGGCGGAGAGTCCCATCAGGTTTCCTGGCTGTGGGTGGTGAGGACATAAGGTTATCTTCTTCTTTTTCTGACTTTAATTGTGGTTGGCAGCCCTAGGTAAAGGTACGGTCATAGTCTTATAAACGCAAAGGGCTGTTCACAGATAAGGAGTTCGCCCTGGGAGGAGTCCCTGGATCCAGACGAACAGGAAGAGCGGAATGAACGTGATGTCACTGTAAAATTATTTACTAGTTCCTGCCTTACATTGAGCATCCTGCCCAAGTTCGCGCATCGATCAGTCTCAAAGTGAAATTGCAAGATAGAAACTTACTTGGATTTGCGCAATCTAAATCGCAATCAACTCTCCGCAGATTACTGTGTACACACGGCGCCAAACATGGGAAGCGGTAAGTTTATATCTTCAGTCTGTTACTGAGAccaacccccccgccccccccccccgcgtgaATAAAACAAAGAAATTAATGCTTTCatattgcatttcagatttttcaaAGGACGGCTGTTTTCACTTCCCAACCATGGACGAGCGGTAGGTTCCCTTAATCACGGTGTGTCATCCCAACCGACACAGGTAACTGTGATGTTTTCGTTAACCCGTTTCACCCAGACAGCTGATGCTTGTCTCTGTCTTTGTCAGGAATCTGGACACTCTGAGGGACTACGTGCGTAACTACAACCCTCCTGAGGGCTGTGGAGGCTGTATAAACATCCTGCTCTTCGGCATGGTTGGGGCTGGGAAATCATCGACCATCAACACATTCCTCTCCGCTCTGGATCCACGAGGAGCGACCATAACCTGTGTCCCGACAGGAAACAATCCCGGGTCTCTCACACCAGAGGTACACACACTGCCGTCACTTTAATATAAACACGCGGACTGTATAAGATGATGTATTCACCATGAATTCATTGCCCATTTTCTGTCTCCCTGATGTACCCCGGTGTCCACATCAGAGGCAGTGAATGGTCCAACAAGCCTCACTCCAAACGATTGGGTGGAGAGCACCCTGGGAGATCCTGAGGCTGGGAAAGGTGGCATTTAAATACATGTCCTGATAACTAGTGACCAATTTGCTGGGAAATTAAGAAGGGAGGGTGGGGGCAAAAtataagaaattataggccaattagcccgagttcagtagttgggaaaatgttagactccattattaaggataaggttttgaTAGACTTGTAGGCACaggacaaaataggccaaagtcagggGATATTTTATCTAACAAccctgatggaattctttgaggaaataacaggtaggatacaCAAAGGAGAGTCATTGGATGCTGTTtaattagattttcagaaggcctttgtcaaggagTCACTCATGAACAGCTAAACAAGTtaatagcccatggtattacaggagagttactggcatggacagaagatgggctgactggcaggaggcaaagtattggaatagttggctgctggtgactagttgtgttccagAAGCATCAATATTGGGATTGCTTCTTCTCATTTTGTCTGccattgatttggatgatggaattaatgactTCATTGCCAgatttgtggacaatatgaacaTAGTTGGAGGGGCAGGCTATTTTGGGGAAACAGGGATTCTGCAGAAGAAATTTGACAGATTGATATGGTTGTGTCCAGGTCCCAGACCGTACTGAGGCAAATTGAACTTGATGCCTGGATGGAGATTTAAGTGGGGGGTGGAATTGCAAAGTTCAGGTACAGGCCAAATCAAGGCACTGGGGTCCTGCCTCGAGCATTTCGAGATGATTGAACTTGATCTTTGGACATTAATTTaggcaccagatcagattgaaaaGATTTGGGTGTCAGGGCCCGAGGTGAGGGAAGGGCCAGTTCATATCACTGTTCCATGActtggctctgtgctgaactatggatagaaacttagaaacatagaaaataggtgcaggagtcagccattcggcccttcgagcctgcaccgccattcagtatgatcatggctgatcatccaactcagaaccctgtacctgctttctctccagacccctgattcctttagccacaagggccatatctaacttcctcttaaatatagccaatgaaccggcctcaactctttcctgtggcagagaattccacggattcaccactctctgtgtgaagaagtttttcctcatctcggtcctaaaacgcttcccctttatccttaaactgtgaccccttgttctggacttccccaacatctgaaacaatcttcctgcatctagcctgtccaatccctttagaattttatacgtttcaataagatcccccctcaatcttctaaattccagtgagtataagcctagttgatccagtctttcttcatatgaaagtcctgccatcctaggaatcaatctggtgaaccttctctgtactccctctatggcaagaatgtctttcctcagattaggggaccaaaactgcacacaatattctaggtgcggtctcaccaaggccttgtacaactgcagtagaacctctctgctcctgtattcaaatcctttcgctatgaatgccaacatatcatttgcctttttcaccgcctgctgtacctgcatgcccaccttcaatgactggtgtacaatgacacccaggtctcgttgcacctccccttttcctaatcggccaccattcagataataatctgttttcctgttcttgcaaccaaagtggataacctcacatttatccacattaaattgcatctgccatgaatttgcccactcacctaacctatccaagtcaccctgcatcctcttagcctcctcctcacagctaacaccgccgcccagcttcgtgtcatctgcaaacttggagatgctgcatttaattcccttatctaaatcattaatatatattgtaaacaactagggtcccagcactgagctttgcggtaccccactagtcactgcctgccattctgaaaaggtcccgtttactcccactctttgcttcctgtctgccaaccaattctctatccacatcaataccatacccccaataccgtgtgctttaagtttgcacactaatctcctgtgtgggaactTGTCAAAAGCCGTTTGAAAACtaaatatactacatccactggctccccCCTATCCAATCTACTATCTCTCTTTGcagatcctggtcagaccccacttggagtactgtgctcagttctagtcgcctcactacataTTGTACAATGTCAACACAACGTCCCATTTTccatactcaatacattgatttatgagggCCAATGTACCAAGACCTTCTTTACAACTTTagctacctgtgacaccactttcaatgaattatgggcttgtatttccagatcctttttttttaaccacactCTTCTCTGTCTGGCCATTCCCTGTGTAAGAGCTACCCTGGTAATACCTCGCTcttggctgcattaaattccatctgccatttttcaacctgtttttccagctgatgcagatcactGTGTAAGCCACATtggctttcctcactgtccactactccCCTATTTtggagtcatctgcaaatttgctgatccagttaaccacattatcatacagatcattgatacagatgacaaacagcaatggaccagGCACTGGTTCCTgcagcataccactagtcacagggctCCAGCAaggtaaccatctactaccattctctggcttctcccacaaatccaatgtctaatcccatttactatctcatcttgatcTCCAAGCAACTggaacttcttgaccaacctcccatgaagGATCTTGTCAAATGTTATGTAAACaaatccactgctttgccttcatcacaTTCCTGGTAACTTACTTGAAGTTACAACTGCTCATGTTTCCTTTTGATGATTTTGAAAATCTTCCCAAACCTCTAACTTCCAATGATTTTTTTGGCTATATTATATGCTCCCTCGTTTTGCTTTTCTGCTGCCTTGGACAGTCCCTGTTAATTACGGTTGCCCCATTATCTCCCCACTTTAGTGTACTCCTTCTTTGGGATGAGTATATCCTTCATATTTCAATAtgctctcagaaactccagccattgctgtgctgtcatccctgctcgtatcccctttccaatcaactttggccagctcctctctcatgcctctgtcattccctttactccactgtaatactaatacatcttattttaatttttctctctcaaacatcagggtgaattcaatcatattgtgaacaCGGCCTCTTAAGGATTCTTACATCTTAAACTTCTTAATAAAATCCGATTAATTTCAGAACACCTAATCTAGAATGACCTTTTCTCACGTGGGCTCGACCACatttctctaaaaagccatcttgcaggcattctccaGTTTCATTCTCTTAAGATCATTCCTGGTTTATTTctccatggattctgcctgaTTTTTTGAGTATCTCAACATTCTCTGTTTCTCTCACCCCAGACTGTCCATATTAATCTGGTTTCCTCAGTGAACTGGAAATTTGCAGATTGAAAGAGGAATCCAGAGATTTAAATACAGTAATCCTGGATATATTTATTGCAGTCAGAGTGTCTTAGGGTCCGTACACCAACGATTCATCTGCCCTCTGACGAGGATGTAAACAGTCCCATGGCAGCGAGGGAAGCAGAGTTTCCTTGTGTCCTGGGATATCCCATCACCGAGGGAAAAGTGGGCAGTTGTCCAGTGTCCCCATGTACATTTTGTGCTGTCATCCAACAACACAAAAGCAGATACTTTGTTGCTCACTATTCTGTTATTTATGGGATCTTGCTGAACATTGACTAACGTGTGCCCTACATTACACAGAACTTCACTCGCCATCAAAGAAGCCATAAAATTTACATTTCTTTGAAAATTCACAGCTCAGGTCCTACAGAGCAGAGAAGATAAAATTTTGGGATACTGCTGGATGGAATGTAATGGAGACAACAGATCTGAAAAAGAGAGtgttacagatgatcttggaAGGAAGAGTTCCCAAAGAAACAGACGTGAGTTTCCTCAGCTACTTCATATTTCTGATACATAGGACTGGAGTTTCATAAAACACTGAGAAAACTCggaaagagaacagagaaatGGGACCAAAAAAGTTTCCCACAAAACTGAAGGACTCAGAAGACAGGGGCTTGATTCCCAATGGGGATGAAGCGATAATTTGGGCTGACAAAGCATTGTACTCTGAAAATGAAGTTATACGGAAATACCTGGAGAAAAGCAATCAAAGAATAACACatggggacacagtgacagaaattagtcctggagtaacacacaaggACACAGTGACAGTGATTAGTctcagagtaacacacagggacacagtgatggAGATTAGTCCCGGAGTAACACACATCAACATGGTCACAGAGATTAGTCCGGTAGTGACACACAGGGACATGGTGACAGAGATTAGCGCTGGAATAACACACCGGGACATGGTGGAAGTGAGCAGTAAGAAAGGCATGACCATGTGAAAGgggttatattacagaccacccaacaggcCGAGGGATTTGGAGGAACAAATTAGTGAATCAATCACAGACTGTTGTATGAAACGTTAGTTTGCTataataggtgattttaatttccaCATACTGACTGGGAATGCCATACTGTAAGAAGGTTCGATGGGATTAAGTTTGTccaatgtgttcagggaagtttccttaatcagtacatagcagtcccagtgagagtgtgtgaaacTGTACCTGCCATTAGGGAATGAaccagggcaggtgacagaagtttgtgtaggggaacactttgcatcgtGACCAAATTGCCATTGTGTTGGGTATCCATCATTTCCAACAATGTCTTAGAACAGTGTGGAAGAAGTTTTGTAGTGAAgactgttgcactggggcagttccactctctcagcctCAAAAATCTTGGACAATGGTATGAAAAATTGCCACGAATGGAGACTTCCTCAGCTGTAGTGGATAGCCGTGTGTCTTCTGTATCTTGtcgtgccctttgctctccaggAAGCATTGCAGCACCGCCTTCTTGGCTGATGGATCTCGTAGTGAATCTTATCCACTCAGTCCGCAGGAACTGGCTTTGCATGCGAGGGTAGGCATATCCCTACCTCCCCGGGATTGGAGATTCCCGGTTACCTCAACTGGTTGAGCCCACCTATCAAAcggtgtaccggggtgtggccactgtcacatgcaaacagttaCTTGGAGACACCTGGGTGGCGGGTGGGGAATTAAGTTTGATGAACAGGCCCTGGGTGGAGCTTGACAAGTCCACCATCAGAGGTGCTACCCACCCTGTATACCCCATACACCCCTACACAATACAATTAGATTTAGggtaaatatgcaaaaagctaggtctggtctgtgggttgagattttaaattgggGAAAGGACAATTTTGACCAGAAATGATCTGACAAATGTCAACTTGAACACCTTGTTACTTAGTAAGTGGCAGGCTTTTAGAAGAgacattttgagagaactaaGTTTATATATGCCTGTCAgataaaaggcaaagataactCATGTCTTGAAAACTCATGGTTTTCCAGAGATATAGAGAACCTGGTTAAGAGGAAGACGGAGGTGCATGGCAAGTACAGGCAGGGATGACGAAAtggggtgcttatggagtacaagaaatgcaagagaacatttagtAACTAAAtgaggagagctaaaagaagacatgaattTGCTCTTGCAGACAAGGTGAGGGAGAATctgaagggattctacagatatattaagagcaaaaggattgcaaggggctaaattggtcctctggaagatcagaatggtgattcatgtgtggagccaaaacaaatGGAGGAGATCGTAAACAATATTTTTGCATCTGTGtata
This sequence is a window from Hemitrygon akajei chromosome 1, sHemAka1.3, whole genome shotgun sequence. Protein-coding genes within it:
- the LOC140732087 gene encoding interferon-induced protein 44-like isoform X2; the encoded protein is MGSDFSKDGCFHFPTMDERNLDTLRDYVRNYNPPEGCGGCINILLFGMVGAGKSSTINTFLSALDPRGATITCVPTGNNPGSLTPELRSYRAEKIKFWDTAGWNVMETTDLKKRVLQMILEGRVPKETDLHSFNPDSDISSYPVIPENVIHGVMLLFNINTMDSISDDKMNEFQELQTTVAQKI